A genome region from Pygocentrus nattereri isolate fPygNat1 chromosome 6, fPygNat1.pri, whole genome shotgun sequence includes the following:
- the sf3b1 gene encoding splicing factor 3B subunit 1 isoform X4: MAKIAKTHEDIEAQILEIQGMKTALREEGEQGVGLDSTGYYDQEIYGGSDSRFAGYVTSIAANEQEDDDEDDSSTSLLGQKKPGYHAPVAILNAIPQSDEQYDPFAEHKPQKISDREDEYKKRRQKMIISPERHDPFADGFFSAG, translated from the exons ATGGCGAAGATCGCCAAAACACACGAAG aCATTGAGGCGCAGATCCTGGAAATCCAGGGAATGAAGACTGCCCTGCGGGAGGAGGGAGAGCAGGGTGTTGGCCTTGATTCCACTGGATACTACGACCAGGAGATTTATGGAGGCAGTGATAGCCGATTTGCTGGATATGTCACCTCAATTGCTGCCAATGAACAGGAGGAT gatgATGAAGATGACTCTTCCACAAGTTTGCTTGGGCAGAAGAAGCCAGGGTACCATGCTCCGGTGGCAATACTCAATGCCATTCCTCAGTCTGATGAGCAG TATGATCCTTTTGCTGAGCACAAACCACAGAAGATTTCAGACCGTGAAGATGAGTACAAGAAACGCAGACAAAAGATGATCATCTCCCCTGAGCGCCACGACCCTTTTGCAGATG GCTTCTTTTCTGCCGGTTGA
- the sf3b1 gene encoding splicing factor 3B subunit 1 isoform X3, with protein sequence MAKIAKTHEDIEAQILEIQGMKTALREEGEQGVGLDSTGYYDQEIYGGSDSRFAGYVTSIAANEQEDDDEDDSSTSLLGQKKPGYHAPVAILNAIPQSDEQYDPFAEHKPQKISDREDEYKKRRQKMIISPERHDPFADAVLLCQSCLHSLKGAAPHPV encoded by the exons ATGGCGAAGATCGCCAAAACACACGAAG aCATTGAGGCGCAGATCCTGGAAATCCAGGGAATGAAGACTGCCCTGCGGGAGGAGGGAGAGCAGGGTGTTGGCCTTGATTCCACTGGATACTACGACCAGGAGATTTATGGAGGCAGTGATAGCCGATTTGCTGGATATGTCACCTCAATTGCTGCCAATGAACAGGAGGAT gatgATGAAGATGACTCTTCCACAAGTTTGCTTGGGCAGAAGAAGCCAGGGTACCATGCTCCGGTGGCAATACTCAATGCCATTCCTCAGTCTGATGAGCAG TATGATCCTTTTGCTGAGCACAAACCACAGAAGATTTCAGACCGTGAAGATGAGTACAAGAAACGCAGACAAAAGATGATCATCTCCCCTGAGCGCCACGACCCTTTTGCAGATG CAGTACTGCTATGCCAGTCCTGTCTGCACTCTCTTAAGGGTGCAGCACCTCATCCTGTGTAG